A region from the Benincasa hispida cultivar B227 chromosome 8, ASM972705v1, whole genome shotgun sequence genome encodes:
- the LOC120084028 gene encoding uncharacterized protein LOC120084028 — MDSNFKTDRDFRKSTSRSVSTLNGVVVSTSLFRRKNFGFLRSASLPFTMAKASSSLFQTLKRYFKKPWEITGPCADPEYRLAVPSALEYRVFCPATTKEKAIVPTSNPETVFDIKYYTRDQRRNRPPIRRTILKKPDVEKMMKETRFDPADFPKVYLTAAIEEDINARGGGYQK, encoded by the exons ATGGACTCTAATTTTAAGACTGATAGGGATTTTCGGAAATCTACTTCAAGATCAGTGTCCACTCTTAATGGAGTggttgta AGCACTTCGTTATTTCGTCGGAAGAATTTTGGATTTCTCCGCTCAGCTTCGCTGCCGTTCACCATGGCCAAAGCTTCTTCTTCCTTATTCCAAACCCTAAAGCGCTACTTCAAGAAACCTTGGGAGATCACCGGCCCGTGTGCAGATCCAGAGTACAGATTAGCCGTCCCGAGCGCCTTAGAGTACAGGGTCTTTTGCCCCGCCACTACAAAGGAGAAAGCCATTGTCCCTACTTCCAATCCCGAGACCGTCTTCGACATTAAGTATTACACTCGCGACCAGCGTCGCAATCGCCCTCCAATTCGACGCACAATTCTCAAGAAACCTGATGTCGAGAAGATGATGAAGGAGACCAGATTCGACCCAGCTGACTTCCCCAAAGTTTATCTCACTGCCGCCATCGAGGAGGATATCAATGCTCGTGGTGGTGGTTATCAGAAGTAG